The Tissierella sp. genome has a segment encoding these proteins:
- a CDS encoding acyl-CoA dehydratase activase-related protein, whose amino-acid sequence MKITAPHLGNTYLAAKALFDGLEIDYVIPPLNNKLALEMGSLHSPEEMCLPFKIMIGNYLQAIETGADTIILPGSCGPCRFGEYCEIQMNVLKKLGLNLEFIVIDSPSDIGIKELFNRINKISSNSSKLKYEKIRALSNSIKVMNLIDDIEAKAHYLAGYEIIQGKCKNILNDCKREALKCNDPNEMIRLLLEYRGKINNVKIDRNKNPIRIAIIGEIYTIIEPFSNLYIEDKLMDYGVSTKRRITPSWWVKNTTLLPTGLNSLDLKRGSKEYLPLNVGGHARECIGEAILAYEEGFDGAIQIFPMGCMPEIVSKSILPKISKDKDFPIMSLVVDEMTGEAGYITRIEAFIDLLERRKVNVLSRC is encoded by the coding sequence ATGAAGATAACAGCCCCACATTTGGGAAATACTTATCTAGCAGCGAAAGCATTATTCGATGGTCTTGAAATAGATTATGTTATCCCACCATTAAATAATAAGTTAGCTTTAGAAATGGGCTCTTTACATTCTCCTGAGGAAATGTGTTTGCCCTTTAAAATAATGATAGGAAATTATTTACAAGCAATAGAAACGGGAGCAGATACAATAATACTTCCAGGATCCTGTGGTCCATGCAGGTTTGGTGAATACTGTGAAATACAAATGAATGTACTGAAAAAGCTTGGATTAAACCTAGAGTTTATAGTGATAGATTCTCCATCGGATATTGGGATTAAAGAATTATTTAATAGGATAAATAAGATATCATCTAATAGTAGCAAGCTAAAATATGAAAAGATAAGAGCTTTATCTAATTCAATTAAGGTTATGAATTTGATTGATGATATAGAGGCAAAGGCTCATTATCTTGCAGGCTATGAAATCATACAAGGTAAATGTAAAAACATATTAAATGATTGTAAGAGAGAAGCTTTAAAATGTAATGATCCGAACGAAATGATCAGATTGCTATTGGAATATAGAGGGAAAATAAACAATGTAAAGATAGACAGAAATAAAAATCCTATTAGAATAGCTATAATAGGTGAAATATATACAATAATTGAGCCATTTTCTAATCTATATATCGAAGACAAACTTATGGATTATGGAGTTTCAACTAAAAGAAGGATAACACCTAGCTGGTGGGTTAAGAATACTACTTTGCTCCCTACTGGATTAAATTCGCTTGATTTGAAAAGAGGATCCAAAGAATATCTACCACTTAATGTAGGTGGTCATGCAAGAGAATGTATAGGTGAAGCAATTTTAGCCTACGAAGAAGGATTTGATGGAGCTATTCAAATATTTCCAATGGGATGTATGCCTGAAATTGTTTCAAAATCAATACTACCAAAGATATCAAAGGATAAAGACTTTCCTATAATGTCCCTTGTAGTAGATGAAATGACTGGGGAAGCAGGATATATTACTAGAATAGAAGCATTTATAGATTTGCTTGAAAGGAGAAAGGTTAATGTACTATCTAGGTGTTGA
- a CDS encoding M20/M25/M40 family metallo-hydrolase encodes MNRIAERIEQVAVELTNQLSVVDTPGELDSVQKVYDIFSEMNYYKENPEHLRFVDAINDKLGRKSVLAMLKGKKGNSKKTVLMIGHTDTVGISDYGSLKEYAHKPYELTEKFNEIASTLPEEVRKDLESGEYLFGRGLFDMKIGDAIIIALMEEISKDIENFEGNLIFGAVCDEEGNSSGMLSLVPELVKIQEQEDLEYLALLDTDYMTSEFEGDENKYVYIGTVGKLMPSFYVVGKETHVGEAFKGIDPNQIASSITNRINLNADFCDVAEGEVSLPPITLKQRDLKPEYSVQIAKTSTLFFNYATHKSTPDEVLVKMKNAAKEAFQFTIDNLNVQYERFCSLAGREYKKLPFEARVLSYEELYNAVKSEIGNELDERIAKITEEMLNDELIDQRDFSLKLVEAVHGLWSDREPVVIVYYTPPYYPHIYVEGKAPKEKALLDAVANAINTTESDYNLVYKKFFPYISDLSYGAAPKDPKIIAALKDNMPGFGTKYNLPLEDMQKLDLPVLDIGAFGKDAHKFTERIEKKYSFEVAPILVYKTIMNLLKSS; translated from the coding sequence ATGAACAGGATTGCGGAAAGAATAGAGCAAGTTGCAGTGGAATTAACAAACCAACTTAGTGTAGTTGATACGCCGGGAGAGTTAGATTCCGTACAAAAAGTTTATGATATATTTTCAGAAATGAATTATTATAAAGAAAACCCTGAGCATTTAAGATTTGTAGATGCAATTAATGATAAACTTGGCAGAAAATCTGTTTTAGCAATGTTAAAGGGAAAGAAAGGAAATAGTAAAAAAACTGTACTAATGATAGGTCATACAGATACAGTTGGTATTTCTGATTATGGTAGTTTAAAAGAATATGCACATAAACCCTATGAGCTAACAGAAAAGTTTAATGAAATAGCGTCTACATTACCAGAAGAAGTAAGAAAAGACTTGGAGTCAGGAGAATACTTATTTGGTAGAGGACTTTTCGATATGAAAATAGGTGATGCTATTATAATAGCTTTGATGGAAGAAATATCAAAGGATATTGAAAATTTTGAGGGTAATCTAATTTTTGGTGCTGTCTGTGATGAAGAAGGAAATTCAAGTGGTATGCTATCTCTAGTACCAGAACTAGTTAAGATACAGGAACAAGAAGATCTTGAATATCTAGCACTTTTAGATACAGATTATATGACATCAGAGTTTGAAGGTGACGAAAATAAATATGTTTATATAGGAACAGTAGGCAAGTTAATGCCATCATTTTATGTAGTGGGAAAAGAAACTCATGTAGGTGAAGCCTTTAAGGGAATAGATCCAAACCAAATAGCTTCTTCTATTACCAATAGAATCAATTTAAATGCTGATTTTTGTGATGTAGCTGAAGGGGAGGTTTCGCTTCCTCCAATTACTTTAAAACAAAGAGATTTGAAGCCAGAGTATTCAGTGCAAATAGCGAAAACATCTACTTTGTTCTTTAACTATGCAACACATAAGAGTACACCAGATGAAGTACTGGTAAAAATGAAAAATGCTGCTAAAGAAGCTTTCCAATTCACTATTGATAACTTAAATGTACAATATGAAAGGTTTTGTAGCTTGGCAGGTAGAGAATATAAAAAACTTCCTTTTGAAGCAAGAGTGTTATCATATGAAGAATTATACAATGCAGTAAAATCAGAGATAGGAAATGAGCTTGATGAAAGAATTGCAAAAATTACAGAGGAAATGCTAAATGATGAATTAATTGACCAAAGAGATTTCTCATTAAAGCTAGTGGAAGCAGTCCATGGATTATGGTCTGATAGAGAACCAGTTGTCATAGTATATTATACTCCACCATATTATCCTCATATTTATGTAGAGGGAAAAGCACCAAAAGAAAAAGCATTACTTGATGCGGTGGCAAATGCTATAAATACAACTGAATCAGACTATAATTTGGTTTATAAAAAGTTCTTCCCTTATATTTCAGATTTGAGTTATGGAGCAGCACCAAAGGATCCCAAAATTATAGCAGCTTTAAAGGATAATATGCCTGGTTTTGGTACAAAATATAATTTACCATTGGAAGATATGCAAAAGCTAGATTTACCAGTATTAGATATAGGAGCATTTGGAAAGGATGCTCATAAATTTACAGAAAGAATTGAGAAGAAATATTCCTTTGAAGTAGCACCTATATTAGTGTATAAAACTATAATGAATCTTTTAAAGTCTAGTTAA
- the leuS gene encoding leucine--tRNA ligase, whose protein sequence is MREYKPNEIEKKWHSIWEERQPFKASNSSDKPKFYALVEFPYPSGEGLHVGHPRPYTALDIVSRKRRLEGYNVLFPMGWDAFGLPTENYAIKHKIHPAIVTEKNVARFKAQLQSIGFSFDWSREVNTTDPHYYKWTQWIFLKLFEKGLAYKQEMPINWCPSCKVGLANEEVIQGTCERCSGEVVRKVKNQWMLKITEYADRLIEDLDKVDYIDRVKAQQTNWIGKSEGAEVDFQIAGKEDKLRVFTTRPDTLFGSTYMVIAAEHPLIEKYKDAIENLEEIKEYQNEVSKKSDFERTELSKDKTGVEIKGIKAINPASGKEVPIWISDYVLMTYGTGAIMAVPGHDTRDWEFAKKFNLPIVEVIKGGDIEKEAYTDTAEGIVVNSDFINGMEVKEAKDHMIKWLEEKELGTKKVNFKLRDWVFSRQRYWGEPIPLVHCNECGWVPVAEKELPIMLPDVENYEPTDNGESPLANIKDWVETSCPKCGGKARRETDTMPQWAGSSWYFLRYIDPCNEAEFASQEALEYWLPVDWYNGGMEHTTLHLLYSRFWHKFLYDIGVVPVAEPYAKRTSHGMILGDNNEKMSKSRGNVINPDEIVRDYGADTLRTYEMFIGDFEKSVPWSENGVKGCRRFLERAWKLQDILVDGEGYTKELESSIHKTIKKVSEDFETLKYNTGIAALMSLLNEFNDHGSIRKEDLKTYIVLLNPVAPHITEELWEILGLEGYLHDTTWPKYDEEKTKDKVIALPVQVNGKVRGTIEVNIDDSQEVVRAKAQRDENVNKFLEGKQIVKEIFVAGRIYNIVVK, encoded by the coding sequence ATGAGAGAATATAAGCCAAATGAAATCGAAAAGAAATGGCATAGTATCTGGGAAGAAAGACAGCCATTTAAGGCATCAAACAGTAGTGACAAACCGAAGTTTTATGCATTAGTAGAGTTCCCATATCCATCAGGGGAAGGACTACATGTAGGGCATCCTAGGCCTTATACTGCACTTGATATTGTATCTAGAAAGAGAAGACTGGAAGGATATAATGTTTTATTCCCAATGGGATGGGATGCATTTGGATTACCAACAGAGAATTATGCAATAAAACACAAGATTCATCCAGCAATAGTTACAGAGAAAAATGTAGCTAGGTTTAAAGCACAATTGCAATCCATAGGATTTTCCTTTGATTGGTCAAGAGAAGTAAATACTACAGATCCACATTACTATAAATGGACTCAATGGATATTCTTGAAATTATTTGAAAAGGGATTAGCATATAAGCAAGAGATGCCTATAAACTGGTGTCCATCTTGCAAAGTTGGTCTAGCAAATGAGGAAGTTATTCAAGGTACTTGTGAAAGATGTAGTGGAGAGGTAGTTAGAAAGGTTAAGAATCAGTGGATGTTGAAGATAACTGAGTATGCAGATAGATTAATTGAAGACTTAGACAAGGTAGATTATATTGATAGGGTAAAGGCTCAACAAACCAATTGGATAGGTAAATCTGAAGGTGCAGAAGTAGACTTTCAAATAGCTGGAAAAGAGGATAAGTTGAGAGTATTTACAACTAGACCTGATACATTATTCGGATCAACCTATATGGTTATAGCAGCTGAACATCCTTTAATAGAAAAATATAAAGATGCTATAGAGAACCTAGAAGAAATTAAGGAGTATCAAAACGAAGTAAGCAAAAAATCAGATTTTGAAAGAACTGAATTATCAAAGGATAAAACAGGAGTTGAAATAAAAGGTATAAAAGCTATAAATCCTGCTTCAGGAAAAGAAGTTCCTATTTGGATATCTGACTATGTACTAATGACTTACGGTACTGGTGCAATTATGGCAGTACCAGGACACGATACTCGTGATTGGGAATTTGCAAAGAAATTTAATCTTCCTATTGTAGAAGTAATAAAAGGTGGAGATATAGAAAAAGAAGCCTATACAGACACTGCAGAAGGGATAGTTGTAAATTCTGATTTTATTAATGGAATGGAAGTAAAAGAAGCAAAAGACCATATGATCAAATGGTTAGAAGAAAAGGAACTTGGTACTAAAAAGGTTAACTTCAAACTTAGGGACTGGGTATTCTCTAGACAAAGATATTGGGGAGAACCAATACCTCTAGTTCATTGTAATGAATGTGGATGGGTACCAGTAGCAGAAAAAGAGCTACCTATTATGCTACCAGATGTAGAAAACTATGAACCTACAGACAATGGGGAATCACCATTGGCAAATATTAAAGACTGGGTAGAGACCAGCTGTCCAAAATGTGGTGGCAAGGCTCGTAGAGAAACTGATACAATGCCACAATGGGCTGGATCTTCATGGTATTTCCTAAGATATATAGATCCATGCAATGAAGCAGAATTTGCCTCTCAAGAAGCATTAGAATATTGGTTACCAGTAGATTGGTATAATGGCGGCATGGAGCATACTACTCTTCATCTACTTTATTCAAGATTCTGGCATAAATTCCTATATGATATAGGAGTAGTGCCTGTAGCTGAACCCTATGCAAAGAGAACATCTCATGGTATGATACTAGGAGATAATAACGAAAAGATGTCTAAATCCCGTGGAAATGTTATAAACCCTGATGAAATAGTAAGAGATTATGGAGCAGATACTTTAAGGACCTATGAAATGTTTATTGGAGATTTTGAGAAGTCTGTACCTTGGTCAGAAAATGGAGTTAAAGGCTGTAGAAGATTCCTTGAAAGAGCTTGGAAACTTCAAGATATTCTTGTTGATGGTGAAGGATATACTAAGGAATTGGAATCAAGTATCCACAAGACTATAAAAAAGGTATCTGAAGACTTTGAAACATTGAAATATAACACAGGGATAGCAGCTTTAATGTCTTTATTAAATGAATTTAATGACCATGGCAGTATAAGAAAAGAAGACCTAAAGACATACATTGTACTACTAAATCCAGTAGCACCTCATATTACGGAAGAACTATGGGAAATATTAGGATTAGAAGGATATCTACACGATACTACATGGCCAAAATATGATGAAGAAAAAACTAAAGATAAAGTAATAGCTCTTCCAGTCCAGGTCAATGGTAAGGTAAGGGGTACTATAGAGGTTAACATTGATGATTCACAAGAAGTAGTTAGAGCAAAAGCTCAAAGAGATGAAAATGTAAATAAATTCTTAGAAGGAAAACAAATAGTTAAGGAAATATTCGTTGCAGGCAGGATATATAATATAGTAGTTAAATAA
- a CDS encoding DegV family protein gives MIKIITDSTSYIRKEYAEKENVDIVPLNYVFGEENGKEKYPGEFEEFFNKLSSTKLFPSTSQPSAGEFLTVFNKAFDDGYEEIIAILLSSKLSGTYNSAVLAKNMLENKRITIIDSEMAASNLRFLVEDAVEMAKEGKTSEEIGTHVNSKKLGMQVLLTTDILEYLSRGGRVSSVQSMVGNLLNIKPVIELKDGELKLLEKIRSKNKAISAIIDKVPKNVQKISICHILVENEAEKLKLALEDKFPEIMITIDELGPVVGSHLGPGGIGICFY, from the coding sequence ATGATAAAGATAATAACAGATAGTACTAGTTATATTCGTAAGGAATATGCTGAAAAAGAGAATGTAGATATTGTTCCATTGAACTATGTTTTCGGAGAAGAGAATGGGAAGGAGAAATATCCGGGAGAATTTGAAGAATTTTTCAACAAACTAAGTAGTACAAAGTTATTTCCTTCAACATCTCAACCTTCAGCAGGTGAATTTCTGACTGTATTTAACAAAGCATTTGATGATGGATATGAAGAAATAATAGCAATTCTTTTATCTTCTAAACTAAGTGGCACTTACAATAGTGCAGTACTTGCAAAGAATATGTTAGAGAATAAAAGGATTACTATTATTGATTCTGAGATGGCAGCTTCAAACCTAAGATTTTTAGTGGAAGATGCAGTTGAAATGGCTAAGGAAGGAAAAACATCCGAGGAAATAGGAACCCATGTAAACTCTAAAAAACTTGGCATGCAAGTTTTGTTAACCACAGATATCTTAGAGTATCTAAGTAGAGGTGGAAGAGTTTCATCAGTACAATCTATGGTTGGAAATTTATTGAATATTAAGCCTGTAATTGAGCTAAAAGATGGTGAACTAAAATTATTAGAAAAAATAAGGAGCAAAAATAAGGCAATATCAGCAATAATAGATAAAGTTCCTAAGAATGTTCAAAAGATAAGTATATGCCATATATTAGTTGAGAATGAAGCGGAGAAATTGAAACTTGCTTTAGAAGACAAGTTCCCAGAAATAATGATTACTATAGATGAATTAGGGCCAGTTGTGGGTTCTCACTTAGGACCTGGCGGTATAGGTATTTGTTTTTATTAA
- a CDS encoding acyl-CoA dehydratase activase-related protein: MIVGIPKGLLYYKYHPFLQTFFRELGAEIITSDDTNKEILNEGVKHCVDDACLPVKIFHGHVFSLKDKCDMIVIPRIMQLRNREYICPKFCGLPEMIINSIPDMPRTITEPIYATSRKQLYNWAEVTGSIITKDKLKIKKAFNKAIDIQKDYSTGIKDKDYKLNIGLVGHPYNIYDTFTNMNIVNKLNKLGVGVMTEEYVDEDSIDSEVANLYKKPFWTFARNSYGFTAHATEKKLIDGVIYISSFACGIDSVVVELIKDKINDFPFMILKLDEHTGEAGLDTRVEAFVDMLERIC, encoded by the coding sequence ATGATAGTTGGAATTCCAAAGGGACTTTTATATTATAAATATCATCCATTTCTACAAACATTTTTTAGGGAGCTTGGAGCTGAGATAATAACATCAGATGATACTAACAAAGAAATATTAAATGAAGGTGTAAAACACTGTGTAGATGATGCTTGTCTGCCTGTTAAAATATTTCATGGCCATGTTTTTTCTTTAAAAGATAAATGCGATATGATTGTAATTCCGAGAATAATGCAGCTCAGAAACAGGGAATATATATGCCCAAAATTCTGTGGACTGCCAGAAATGATTATCAATAGTATTCCGGATATGCCAAGGACTATTACAGAGCCTATTTATGCCACATCAAGAAAGCAGCTATATAATTGGGCAGAAGTGACAGGTAGCATAATAACAAAAGATAAACTTAAGATTAAGAAGGCATTTAATAAAGCTATAGATATACAAAAAGATTATTCAACTGGAATAAAGGACAAAGATTATAAGTTGAATATTGGCTTAGTAGGTCATCCTTATAATATTTATGATACCTTTACCAATATGAATATAGTTAATAAACTTAATAAACTAGGAGTAGGAGTAATGACGGAAGAATATGTAGATGAGGATTCAATTGATTCAGAAGTTGCTAATCTTTATAAAAAACCTTTTTGGACATTTGCAAGAAATTCTTACGGTTTTACAGCACATGCAACTGAGAAAAAATTAATTGACGGAGTTATATACATATCATCATTTGCATGTGGAATAGATTCTGTGGTAGTTGAGCTTATTAAAGATAAAATAAATGATTTTCCATTTATGATTTTAAAGTTAGATGAGCATACTGGTGAAGCTGGTCTTGATACAAGGGTAGAGGCTTTCGTAGATATGCTAGAAAGGATTTGTTAA
- a CDS encoding S-layer homology domain-containing protein — protein sequence MKKRYLKSLVIILVFTLIITGIPLKGFAKEEDLSKDIQKIKSLFNIGDEYEHFNNSKYDRSDGNYETNLSWSGQNKHLNVTIDEEGNIISYYKDEYDNGRNARVYKFPKTTKKDGEKTAKEFIKKLYPEILEKIEINVEANSYSLYSRENLREYTYNFTRVENDMFYNGNNVYIGVDTQTGEVRNFGINWEKDLKFVDTKDTISKDEAKEIYKDNIDLELVYKVKDTDEETKSYLGYNIIDTDKTVDAKTKDVLITSYKYMYSVYGSQFNKIMAKISIEEENKLIDSKKIISRKEAGKKLVDTFKLGEGYEVDDYTLIGSKEKDIYVWEVMVMKRVGNSASGTGSRVNAKTGEIISFYDPGSWEQEEEKSKYNKGELLAKAKEFIKNSNAENYEEVEYVEDKNEDLIYDRENTSNFVFIRKVNDIKVENNGFRISLSNVTGNVLSYDYNWNDLEFESPQNIIDKNEAKEILLKDRELDLQYQIENKEKENVKLVYDFEDKYLVVDAKKGEVIDNRKELLGKTEKQEYNDIQNSFAKNQIIKLQDYIILFEGEEFQPKQEIIQKEFLKLLVQTKDIYYIPEDENYMYERFIRDGILKEEEKDMEAKLTREEAVKYIVRVFGQEPLDNLGDIYKVEYKDADKISTNLKGHIAIAKGLGFISGEGNFRPKDNLTREEAVVLIYNILNRDN from the coding sequence ATGAAAAAAAGATATTTAAAGTCCTTAGTAATTATTTTGGTATTTACATTAATAATCACAGGAATACCGCTAAAAGGATTTGCAAAAGAAGAGGATTTAAGTAAGGATATTCAAAAGATTAAATCTCTATTTAATATAGGAGATGAATATGAGCATTTTAATAATAGTAAATATGATAGGTCCGATGGTAATTATGAAACTAATCTATCTTGGAGTGGTCAAAATAAACACTTAAATGTGACAATTGATGAAGAAGGAAATATAATAAGTTATTACAAAGATGAATATGATAATGGTAGAAATGCAAGAGTTTATAAATTTCCTAAAACAACAAAAAAAGATGGAGAAAAAACAGCTAAAGAATTTATAAAAAAATTATATCCTGAGATATTAGAAAAAATCGAAATTAATGTTGAAGCTAATAGTTACAGTTTATATAGTAGAGAAAACTTAAGAGAATATACATATAATTTTACAAGAGTAGAAAATGATATGTTCTACAATGGAAATAATGTATATATTGGTGTAGATACTCAAACTGGAGAAGTAAGAAATTTCGGTATTAATTGGGAAAAGGATTTAAAATTTGTAGATACAAAGGACACTATATCAAAAGATGAAGCAAAAGAAATATATAAGGATAATATAGATTTAGAATTAGTATATAAAGTAAAGGATACAGATGAAGAGACAAAATCATACTTAGGATATAATATAATAGACACAGATAAAACAGTAGATGCTAAAACAAAAGATGTATTGATTACTTCATATAAATACATGTATTCAGTATATGGATCTCAATTCAATAAAATTATGGCAAAGATATCAATAGAAGAAGAAAACAAGCTAATAGATTCTAAAAAGATTATAAGTAGAAAAGAAGCAGGTAAAAAACTAGTAGATACATTTAAACTAGGAGAAGGATATGAAGTAGATGATTATACACTAATAGGTAGTAAAGAAAAAGATATATATGTATGGGAAGTAATGGTGATGAAACGTGTTGGAAACAGTGCTAGCGGTACTGGATCAAGAGTAAATGCTAAAACTGGAGAGATAATAAGTTTTTATGATCCTGGATCATGGGAACAGGAAGAAGAAAAATCAAAATATAATAAAGGAGAATTACTTGCAAAAGCAAAAGAATTTATAAAAAATAGCAATGCTGAAAATTATGAAGAGGTAGAATATGTAGAAGACAAAAATGAAGATTTAATTTATGATCGAGAAAATACATCAAACTTTGTTTTTATAAGAAAAGTTAACGATATTAAGGTAGAAAATAATGGATTTAGGATATCTTTAAGTAATGTAACAGGTAATGTATTATCATACGATTATAACTGGAATGATTTAGAATTTGAATCTCCACAGAATATTATAGACAAAAATGAAGCTAAAGAAATACTATTAAAAGATAGAGAATTAGATTTACAATATCAAATAGAAAACAAGGAAAAAGAGAATGTTAAGCTAGTATATGATTTTGAAGACAAATATTTAGTGGTAGATGCTAAAAAAGGAGAAGTAATAGATAATAGAAAAGAATTATTAGGAAAAACAGAAAAACAAGAATATAATGACATACAAAATAGCTTTGCTAAAAATCAAATAATCAAATTACAAGATTATATTATTTTATTCGAAGGTGAAGAATTCCAACCCAAACAAGAAATAATACAGAAAGAGTTTCTAAAATTACTTGTACAAACCAAAGATATATATTATATACCTGAAGACGAAAACTATATGTATGAAAGATTTATTAGAGACGGCATACTAAAAGAAGAAGAAAAAGATATGGAAGCAAAACTAACAAGAGAAGAAGCCGTAAAATATATAGTTAGAGTTTTTGGGCAGGAACCCCTAGATAATTTAGGTGATATATATAAGGTAGAATATAAGGACGCAGATAAAATATCAACTAATTTAAAGGGACATATAGCAATAGCTAAAGGATTAGGGTTTATAAGTGGTGAAGGAAACTTTAGACCAAAGGATAATTTAACAAGAGAAGAAGCAGTAGTTTTAATATACAATATATTAAATAGAGACAATTAA
- the asnS gene encoding asparagine--tRNA ligase, which yields MKTTIRSIYNDTDKYLNQEIQLSGWIRTSRSSKTFGFIELNDGTFFKNIQIVFEEGLENFKEIEKLALSSSIIVRGTLVPTPEAKQPFEVKAGEIEVEGYSTADYPLQKKRHTFEYMRTIAHLRPRSNTFNAVFRVRSVLAYAIHKFFQDRGFVYVHTPIITASDAEGAGEMFRVSTLDFDNVPLTENKEIDYSKDFFGTEVGLTVTGQLEGEAFAHAYRDIYTFGPTFRAENSNTARHAAEFWMIEPEIAFADLVDNMQLAEDMMKYIINYVMENAKEEMEFFNNFVDKGLIERLENVVNSEFGRVTYTEAIELLKKSGEEFQFPVEWGMDLQTEHERYISEKIFKKPVFVTDYPKEIKAFYMRMNEDNKTVAAMDLLAPGVGEIIGGSQREERLDVLEQKIIDMGLDKEDYWWYLELRKFGGTKHAGYGLGFERAVMYITGMTNIRDVIPFPRTVGSAEF from the coding sequence ATGAAAACAACTATTAGAAGTATTTATAATGACACGGACAAATATTTAAATCAAGAAATTCAACTTAGTGGATGGATAAGAACATCAAGATCATCAAAGACCTTTGGATTTATTGAGCTAAATGATGGAACCTTCTTTAAAAACATTCAAATTGTTTTTGAAGAAGGATTAGAGAATTTTAAGGAAATAGAAAAATTAGCCCTTAGTTCATCTATTATAGTTAGAGGTACATTAGTGCCAACACCAGAAGCGAAACAACCCTTTGAAGTAAAGGCTGGTGAAATTGAAGTTGAAGGATATTCAACTGCCGACTATCCATTACAAAAGAAAAGACACACTTTTGAGTATATGAGAACTATTGCTCATTTAAGACCGAGAAGTAATACATTCAATGCAGTATTTAGAGTAAGATCAGTACTTGCTTATGCAATACACAAATTTTTCCAAGATAGAGGATTTGTATATGTGCATACTCCAATCATCACAGCATCTGATGCTGAGGGTGCAGGAGAAATGTTCAGAGTATCCACTTTGGATTTTGATAATGTACCGCTAACTGAAAACAAAGAGATAGATTATTCAAAAGATTTCTTTGGTACAGAAGTAGGATTAACTGTAACTGGTCAACTAGAGGGTGAAGCCTTTGCTCATGCATATAGAGATATATATACTTTCGGGCCTACCTTTAGAGCAGAAAACTCTAACACTGCTAGACATGCAGCAGAATTTTGGATGATAGAACCAGAGATAGCCTTTGCTGATCTTGTAGATAATATGCAATTAGCTGAAGATATGATGAAATATATAATCAATTATGTGATGGAAAATGCAAAAGAGGAAATGGAGTTTTTTAATAACTTTGTAGATAAGGGATTAATTGAAAGACTAGAGAATGTAGTGAATTCAGAATTTGGAAGGGTAACCTATACTGAAGCCATAGAACTACTAAAGAAATCAGGAGAAGAGTTCCAGTTTCCAGTAGAATGGGGCATGGATTTACAGACTGAGCATGAGAGATATATTTCAGAGAAAATATTTAAAAAACCAGTATTTGTAACTGATTATCCGAAGGAAATAAAAGCATTCTACATGAGAATGAATGAAGATAATAAAACAGTAGCCGCAATGGATTTACTAGCTCCAGGAGTAGGGGAAATAATTGGTGGATCTCAAAGGGAAGAAAGACTTGATGTATTAGAACAAAAGATAATTGATATGGGATTAGATAAAGAAGACTACTGGTGGTATCTAGAGTTAAGAAAATTTGGTGGTACAAAACATGCTGGATATGGTCTTGGATTTGAGAGAGCTGTTATGTATATAACAGGAATGACAAACATAAGAGATGTAATTCCTTTCCCAAGAACAGTAGGGTCTGCAGAATTTTAA